Genomic window (Macaca thibetana thibetana isolate TM-01 chromosome 6, ASM2454274v1, whole genome shotgun sequence):
ACACCTTCATTTTAATGAGAGGTAGGGGGCCAGACGCGGttgcttactcctgtaatcccacacttcgtgaggccgaggcaggcggatcacctgaggtcgggagtttgagaccagcctgaccaacatggagaaaccccatctctactaaaaatacaaaattatccgggtgtggaggcgcgtgcctgtaatcccagttactcaggaggctgagacaggaaaatcgcttgaacccgggaggcggaggttgcagtgagccgagatcacaccattgcactgcagcctgggcaacaagagcaaaactccgccagagagagagagagagagagagagagagagagagaaaggaattgCCTTGTTCCTGATTATGGATTATATGGTAGTAGAACAATGTCGGAATCCAAATATTCTCACTCACAGTcttgtgagaaaaaaaagaaagaaatcattgtTTGTCTTGGCTGCAACAATCAGCTATATAAGCAACCCATTTTCTACAGAAGGCAGAAATCTGCAGAGATCCTACTGGGCTGTGAATTCATAAGAAAGTGGATAATGGATTGGTTGATTCTTTTCGTTATGCAATTCATTTCAACTCTTCATCCTAGTATGCAATTCAAATCTTCAACCTACTCTATTCTAGTGTAATTGAGAAAACAGGCATCTCTAGACAGCATTTGAGCAAAATGCAGGACTGTCCTCAGAGGATCCTTAGAGGTACTCATCTCTCCAGTGATGTTGAtagaataaaactaaattattgaTGGATCCGAGGCTACCCTCTgctagcagaaagaaaagaaagctcctTTCACACAGTTGCAGAATAAAAGAGAATGACCTGCTCTGGAATAAAGACCTGGCAAGAAACAGTCTtggtttgtaaattattttaggtCCTAGAGAATAGCTGGTGGAACCAGGAGAATCCAGAACTAACATTAAGAAAGCTTAACTTAGTTTTGTGGGAGTCTCCTAAGTAACCTATTTCTGCTTTCTGGTGGCATTGCTCCAGAATACAGGGAATACTTTGCAGGAGATTATGTTTCCATCTATCAAAATAATCCATAGTTATCTTTGCATTCACAAAGTAGACAAATTTTGTTTAAAGGAACTAATAGAGGTATTACAGATGAATTCTGTAAACTGGAGTTAAATTCTATTTGTTTAATAGTACTTTTGAAATTCTTGTTGAGGCAAGCAAAGTGTATGATTATTAAACAACATAAGTGCTTGTTGTAGACATTTTCAAACAAACTTCCATGTTTGGAGGTTATAGCTCTCAATGTCTTGATCCATTTCTACCTGATGCCTCAGAATTCATAATTTCATCTCACATTTGTTTCTTATTCTACTGTTTTAAAAAAGTCTCAATTAACTTATTGTGTCTTgataccttctttggagaaaaagaaataagatctagttaaattaaattatagaCTACTCTGAACACAAAGCATACATACTCTATGGAGTAAATGGCTTCATCATCTCTAGCATTCACATTTTCTAAGTTATTGAacatcataaaattaaatattaaagatcTTTACTAGACCACCAAAACATGTTTAATAAAATCTGACATAAGCTCATTATATCAAATTGAAATCATTTCATAGTTTAAAGAGTGTATATTATTGTTGACTAAGATATTGGGAAGAATCCTAACCATTTGTTTGGTTGGATTAAAAGGAATTCTATGTAAAGTCTATTTGGCTTCCTGGGCATTGAATTGAttaccttctctcttttctttttgggacttttttttttttttttttttttttttttttttttttactaaaaaactaacaaacaacaaaacagttCTTTGAAGTTCCATTTAGATTTTCATTCTCAAGCAAAGATAAAGGTATTTTCCAACGTTTCTCCTCTGAGATTTTACTCCTTCCCCTTTGACAATTACTACCTCAACAGAAGCCTGATCAGAAATGAATGCCtttcaggccaggctcagtggctcacacctgtaatcctagcgctctgggaggctgaggcggggggatcacttaaggtcaggagtttgagaccagcctggccatcatggtaaaaccccatatctactaaaagtatgaaaattagctaggcatggtggaatgcacctgtaatcccagctacttgggaggctgaggcaggagaatcagggaggaggaagttgcagtgagctgagattacaccactgcattccagcctgggacacagagcaagattctgtcttaaaaaaaaaaggctttcacAGAccataaaataagacaataatttGGTAGTTTTTTTCCTGATGTTTCAAAATTCTATAATGAACTGTCAAAACCTCAGATAGCCTATCTTATTATTAATGATCTGTATTGCAGGTGGATTAAAGAACCTCATTTAGTCAGAACTTAGCAAATTCCATGATTGCCAGGATGTTTAACAGTTGGTCAGTCCACATGAATGAATGACTTTTGCTAGAGTAGAAGTTGGTAGTTTTTCCATCagtgaaatgttttatttgtttaaatgaaaTGGTCACaggtaaaaagagaataaaataaaccagtGTGGTCTCCATGAAAAGTAGTTAGTGAGCTTTCCCTATAACAACAAAAGCTCAAGATGTAGTTTAACATCCCAAATTGGTGGTATAATAAAAtgacatacccagtaatgggatggctgggtcatatggtacatctagttctagatccttgaggaatcgccatactgttttccataatggttgaactagtttacaatcccaccaacagtgtaaaagtgttcctatgtctccacatcctctccagcacctgttgtttcctgactttttaatgattgccattctaactggtgtgagatggtatctcattgtggttttgatttgcatttctctgatggccagtgatgatgagcattttttcatgtgtctgttggctgtatgaatgtcttcttttgagaaatgtctgttcatgtcctttgcccactttttgatggggttgtttgtttttttcttgtaaatttgtttgagttctttgtaggttctggatattagccctttgtcagatgagtagattgcaaaaattttctcccattctgtaggttgcctgttcactctgatggtagtgtcttttgctgtgcagaagctctttagtttaatgagatcccatttgtcaattttggcttttgctgccgttgcttttggtgttttagacatgaaatctttgcccatgcctatgtcctgaatggtactacctaggttttcctctaggatttttatggtattaggtctaacatttaagtctctaatccatcttgaattaattttcgtataaggagtaaggaaaggatccacacatgcacacgtatgtttattgcagcactattcacaatagcaaagacttggaatcaacccaaatgtccatcagtgacagattggattaagaaaatgtggcacatatacactatggaatactatgcagccataaaaaaggatgagtttgagtcctttgtagggacttggatgcagctggaatccatcattcttagcaaactatcacaagaacagaaaaccaaacaccgcatgttctcactcataggtgggaactgaacaatgagatcactcggactcaggaaggggaacatcacacaccggggcctatcatggggaggtgggaggggggagggattgcattgggagttatacctgatgtaaatgacgagttgatgggtgcagcacagcaacatggcacaagtatacatatgtaacaaacctgcacgttatgcacatgtaccctacaacttaaagtataataataataaataaattaaaaaaaaaaataaaaaaataaaaaataaaatgacattcacACTTTCAGAGTTTATGAAGTAATCATACATATAACAGCCCATCTAACTCACGAGACTAATATCCAAGATTCAAgttgtttaaaattgttattttatcaAAGTATatcacaaagatacaaaaaaatgagcttttGAAGATGTGTATGATTAGATCTCTTGGTTAGGTATACACATTTGGAAACTTGAgataaataaatctataataaTTCCTTAAATGTAAATACCACAATATTGGTTTAGAAAAACACATATtactctttatttaaaaacacatcaaCTCAATGTTATCTTTATGAAGACTGACAAAGTCAGGTTACAAAGGAGGTTCCATTTATTTTCAAGGTATCATCTCAATTACTTTTTTCTTACACATTCATAACAAATTCAGATGCACAAGTGGCCAATCCATTCTATAATGCCACTAGATTGTAGAATCTTCCAACTCATGACTGGAAAAAAATCTTGACTATAATGTAGTTCAACAAGTcatcaaattataaaattcccTGTACTCCATTAATTCCAGGGCCATCAACTTGCTTTTGAAGACTGCCGGTAACAGAATCTCCTATCTCCTTAGTGATCCGTTTTCTATTCGAACATCATTGATAGTCAAAAACTTTGCTGTTTTCTGTTCATGAAACAATGATTTTGTTTGCACATTTCAGTCATAATAAATAAGACCAATCAGTCTTCTAAATGATAATCCcctttttcttgaaatatttcaataaacaGTTACTATGTGATGGAAGCCTTATTGTCTGGgttaaaatgctaaaatatttaaatttttatttatttgaacctCATTAACATTTGTTCTCCCATTCACCAgtcattatttttagagatatgTCCTGTAAGCAGACACTACcaagcatgttttaaaattcattttcactctttatttatttattattagtagtattttttgagacagagtctcactctgtcacccagactggagtgcagtggcgcgatcttgactcactgcaacctccacctccagggttcaagggattctcctgcctcacctcctgagcagctgggattacaggcccatgccaccccacccggctaatttttgtatttttagtagagacagggtttcaccatgttggtcagactggtcttgaactcctgactttgtgagcCCCCCACcgcggcctcctaaaatgttgggattacaggtgtgagccactgcacccagtcattTTCACTCTTAAATACTATCAGGCACACAGTATGCAAAAGACATCGTAGTAGGCACACAGCATCGGGTGCTTAGTTATTTCTTAACaaccaaataattataataatggtGATGTCAAAAAATACTTGTTCACTATGCTgctttatagtttaaaataaagttataaaattattttcttagaatttgaGTCAGATAGATAAGgaaagtcttattttaaaaaataatataagtagAGCTTATTTGGGCCAAGCTTTAGGATTGCATCCCAGGAACATAGATTTAAGTTGCCCTGGATACACACTCTATGAGCAGCAGTTAGAAGTGGATTTttactctagactgggcaacagaggaacaTCCCATCTCTAATAAGGGAAGTCTTTTAAGTCTTAATTTTAGTTGGAAGATAATGGTGATTGTAACTGGCCCAAGTAAATGACAGATAGTTACAGGAATGTTATTCAAGTCTTTTAACGCCAAAGATCAGGTGCTCCCTGCTGCAGTTACCAACgattcttatctttttaaaaataatttttgattccTAAGTAGtaaaggtgaaagatctcttGTATGAACCTCCGTCATTTACAATTATTAAGTAACACCGAAAAaaacacaatcttttttttttttgaaagagagagagagaaagagactcattctgtctcccaggctagggCGCAGTGACACAAttatatctcactgcagcctcaaacccctggacttaagcaatcctcctatcagagcttcttgagtagctgggactacaggtgtacaccacacatctggctaatttttttttctttttggtagagacagagtggtgctatgttgcctaggctggtctcaaactcctggcctcaaggggtcctcccgtctcagcctcctgaagaggtgggattacaggtgtgagccaccatgctagcTAAAACCAAGATCTTGATAACACTGACCtaaattaagattatttttccccacattagaaaaagaaagaaacttacaaATGTCACATAATAGGAAAAAACCTAAGAAACGAGATGTACTCAATCCAAGACACAAATAGTTTGCCAAGAagagaaaggtaaagaaaaactAGGACATGCATTATTTTCCCCCCACAAAATTAAGACTTCAGAACATTCTtttgatataaaagaaaaacattagaatTATGTGATTCCCTGCAAAGGACGAAGAAAATTAAGCACTAATCAAAGATAATCTTTAATTTTCATGCCAACCAATAAAAACAATTCCCTCACCTGAACAAGGGAGTCTTCCACTTTACAAAATCACGAATCTTCCTGTACCAAAAGAGGTTCACTTCTCTTAAAGCCATCCTGGCTGAGGAGTGTGTCTAAATAGTTGGGTGGCGGGAAGATCAGATTACTCTTCCGCTTCCGCCTGGAAAGAAACTCACCTGAAGTCGCCTGGGGTCTCCTTTCGTTTCAAGTAAATCCTGAGTTGTGAGAAGAGACTCGCTTTTCTCACAGCTCTCCTGGCTGATGAGCGTGTCCGCATAGTTGGGCTGGGGGAAGATCAGATGACTCTTCCGCGAGTCTGCAGTGAGTGAGACCTCGTGGGAATAGGTCTGCAGGAAAGCCCGCACCCCGTCCACGCCCACAAAGTGTGAGCCGGGCATGCTCGCCAAGCCACCTCCCAAAGCCTGCAGCCGGCGTGACTTGTGCCAGCGCCGAAGCCTGAGCGCCAGCAGCACGATGACGAAGGCCAAGAAGACGCAGGAGACCACGGCCACCGCCACCACCAGGTACAGCGTGAGGTCAGAGTTGTGAGAACCGTCGGAGGGCTCCAGGCTGCCCAGGTCGGCCAGGATTTCCGGGATGCTGTCGGCCACAGCCACGGTGAGCGTGACAGTGGCGGAGAGAGGGGGCTGGCCGTGGTCCTGGACGGCCACCACGAGGCTCTGCTTGAGCGCGTCTCTGTCCAGCAGGGCCCGAGCCGTGCGCACCTCGCCCGTGTGCAGCCCCACCGCGAAGAGTCCCGGTTCGCTGGCCTTGAGCAGGCGGTAGGACAGCCAGGCGTTCTGGCCCGAGTCTCTGTCCACCGCCACCACCTTGGTCACCAGGTAGCCAGGCTCTGCGGAGCGGGGCGCCAGCTCCACGCCGGTGGAACCGTCTGTGGGGATGGCGGGATACAGGATCTCGGGCGCATTGTCATTCTGGTCCAGCACAAACAGGCTCAGTGACACGTTGCTGCTAAGAGGCGGGTCCCCGCTGTCGCTGGCTGTCACCCACAGCTGTAGGTCTCTCAACTGCTCATAGTCGAAGGAGCGCAGGGTGTACAGAATCCCAGTGTCGGAGTTGATGGACACGTAGGAGGACAGGGGCGCCCCCTGGAGGGTGTCTTCTGCCAGTGAGTAGGAGACTCGGGCGTTCTGGTCCATATCAGGGTCCAGTGCATTCACAGAGAAGATGGAGGCGCCCCTGGGGTTGTTTTCAAGGACATAGACTGAGTAGGATGAGTGGGGGAAGGTGGGCGGGTTGTCGTTGGTGTCTGCCACATTTAGGGAGATGATTGTTTCTGTTGACAGAGGTGGTGTTCCTTTGTCCGTGGCTGTCACAGTAATGTTGTATAAGGATACCTCTTCCCGGTCTAGAGCTGCATTTGTCACTAATCGATAATAATTGCTAACTGACTTTTCCAATTCAAATGGGAGACTTCTCGGGATGGAACAGGTTACCAGGCCATTCAGGCCAGAGTCTCGATCGAACACTTGAAAAAGAGCGATGACTGTTCCTGGAGGTGCACTTTCAGCAATTGTTCTGCTTCCAGATGTAACAACCACTTCTGGTACATTATCATTGACATCCAAGATAGTTATTAAGACTTTCGCTCTGTCTCGAAGACCTGGCTGATCCCTGGCTTCAACACCCAGCTCATAAAATCTCGATTCCTCATAGTCTAGATTTGCAGAAGTTGAAATTTCTCCAGTCAAAACATTCAAACAGAAAATTTGTGAGATCTTTTCTGTAATCTTCACAAAGTAATAAGTTACTTCCCCGTGGACTCCTTCATCCTGGTCGGTGGCATTTACTGCCAACACTGGTGTGCCTACTGGCAGGTTTTCAGGAACACTTACACGGTAGACAGGCTGAGTAAACACTGGAGCGTTGTCATTCACATCTACAACTGTTACCAGAATTCGGGCAACGCTTGAGCGGACAGGGTCACCGCCATCCATGGCAGTAAGGACCAGGTGGTAAACGGCTTCTCCTTCCCGGTCCAGGGTGCCCTCCAGCACCAGCTCCGGGTACTTGGGCCCATGGCCTTCGCTTTGCACGTCCACTGAGAAGGGACTATTACCACTGAGCTTAAAGCCCTGAAGGGAGTTTATTCCCACATCAGGGTCATAGACCTCCGTTAGTGGAAAACGAGAGGATGGAGCTGCATTTTCGAGAATTTTCACTTCCaattcttcttttaagaattgggGTGTATTGTCATTAATGTCCACTATTTCCACTTCCACGGGATAAAGATTCAGTTTATCCTCGACAAGGATGTTAAAACTCACCAGACACCGCGGGCTCTGAGCACAGAGCTCCTCCCGGTCTATCCTACCCGCGGTGACCAAGCTGCCGCTTCGCGGGTTCAGAGAGAAAAGCTGCGTCCTACCTCTGAAGACGATGCGGACTCCATGCTCCGCCAGCTCCCGGGGCTCCAGTTCCAGGTCTTTGGCGATGTTGCCTACGAAGGAGCCTTTCTCCAGCTCCTCGGGAATAGAGTAGCGGATCTGCGCTGCCGCGGCCCCCCACAGCGTCCCCAGGAGCGTGAGGAGCAGGACCTGCTCGCTGCGCAGCGGACGCCTCTGCAGAGGCGCCATTACTGGCTTATTAGAGACTTCTCTGGGattaagaagaggaaaaacaggtCTTCATCACTTTGCTCTTCTCAGAAATAGCGGTGAAGTTCCTTCAACAAGCAGAGACCGGATGCGAAGCGTTTCAGGTCAGAATTTCCGCACAGCTTTCCTGCTTTCCTGTCTGATTTGCTTTGTGGTTGGAGGATGTAACTCAAGTTTCCGTTGATTTTCTTGCCCGGGTTAGTGAACAGCGACGCTCAGAGTCCTAACTTAATACTGCATCGTTTTGTGAAACTATCATACAGAGGCTTTTATTTCTGCTAAATCTGCATAGATGACACTCATAATATTTCCCTTCCTAAGACAATGAAGCATTTAGAAGAGTGCAAGAGATtattctgaataattttaaatgttctctgaTGTTTaccattcatttttatgaaaatatctcTTAGGATCTTGGGGAACAGAAATAATATTACAATCTTCTGTAAATTTTGAATTATCATATTTCACCATCATTTACACTAGTCCCACTTTCAATAAGGGTACCAACAaccacaaacacattttttttgagacaaactctctctctgtctcccaggctagagtgcaggggcacaattaTAGATCATTGCAGCCGCAACCTTCTggggtcaagggatcctcccacctcagcctcccgagtagctgggactacaggcatatgctacaCAAACACATTTTGAACCAATTCACTATAGTACCCAATACAAGAGTTGCCATTTGAGAtccattatttcttttgattagcATAGAAATTAAAAACTGCCCTGACACAGGCAACATCTgtgtatactttaaaaaacatgcaaagggaagtaaaaatattatatataggttacattaaaaatgtcttaagatatacattatgtttaatatattttaggatTGACTGCATTAAAACTAAGTAAACCACTTAATTGTGCAGATTTGTGTCTAATTCTGGATAGATATGTCTGAAAATGACAGTGTGAGACAATACtgtattaaaaatgtttcagattaTAGTGTATTAGGATTAACAAAAAATTCAAGACTATCAAAAGGAGGCTTTCTATGAAAGAACAACTGCCATACAGATATTCTACAGGAAATTCTACAAAGAATTTCCTAGGCACCCTACTCCACAcccagaaaatcaataaaataatgtaatcagGAAATATTTAATCTGTAAACATTTTATCTCTAAATCAATGAATTGAAACCCAATTATATTTATGGAAGGAAAGGTTTGAAGAAACTCACCTGTTGCAAATTGCCTGAATTAGAAGGCATTTTTGGATTGTCATTACTTTCAAACCAAGACGCTTCATCACATAGCAGATCTTGTGGTGCAGCATCTTCAGCCTTTATATTGAGAAATTTAAACTCGGTGTTTGAGGAATGTGAGGCAGCACACAGACTGTAGGAATAAAGCAAAGTCCTTTCACTGTAGTTGGGGAGAACTCCAGGTACAGTCTTGGAGTAGAGACCAGGCTGAAAGTAGCCCTCAGTGGCGGGTCTGGAAGAGCGTCGCAGGCGCAGGGCAATGGCCAGAATCACCGCGAGGAGGAAGAGCACTGAGATCAAGGCCAACGCCACTATTAGGTGAAACTAGTACTGCCTGAAGGTCAGAGGGAGTGGGACGGTCGCTAAGGTCAGGTTGTATCTCTGGCAAGCTATCTGCGAAGATTAGGTGCAGCGTGACGGTGGCTGAAAGAGGCGGCTGTCCTCCATCACAAACAGTGACCAGCAGGCGCTGGCGGGCGGCCTCCCTGTCGCCCAAGGTACGCGCCGTGCGCACCTCACCGGTGCGCAGCCCCAGGCTGAGCAGCCCGGGCTCGCTAGGCTGCTGAATGTGGTAGGACAGCCAGGCGTTGGGTCCCGAGTCTGC
Coding sequences:
- the LOC126957240 gene encoding protocadherin gamma-A6 isoform X9 encodes the protein MAPLQRRPLRSEQVLLLTLLGTLWGAAAAQIRYSIPEELEKGSFVGNIAKDLELEPRELAEHGVRIVFRGRTQLFSLNPRSGSLVTAGRIDREELCAQSPRCLVSFNILVEDKLNLYPVEVEIVDINDNTPQFLKEELEVKILENAAPSSRFPLTEVYDPDVGINSLQGFKLSGNSPFSVDVQSEGHGPKYPELVLEGTLDREGEAVYHLVLTAMDGGDPVRSSVARILVTVVDVNDNAPVFTQPVYRVSVPENLPVGTPVLAVNATDQDEGVHGEVTYYFVKITEKISQIFCLNVLTGEISTSANLDYEESRFYELGVEARDQPGLRDRAKVLITILDVNDNVPEVVVTSGSRTIAESAPPGTVIALFQVFDRDSGLNGLVTCSIPRSLPFELEKSVSNYYRLVTNAALDREEVSLYNITVTATDKGTPPLSTETIISLNVADTNDNPPTFPHSSYSVYVLENNPRGASIFSVNALDPDMDQNARVSYSLAEDTLQGAPLSSYVSINSDTGILYTLRSFDYEQLRDLQLWVTASDSGDPPLSSNVSLSLFVLDQNDNAPEILYPAIPTDGSTGVELAPRSAEPGYLVTKVVAVDRDSGQNAWLSYRLLKASEPGLFAVGLHTGEVRTARALLDRDALKQSLVVAVQDHGQPPLSATVTLTVAVADSIPEILADLGSLEPSDGSHNSDLTLYLVVAVAVVSCVFLAFVIVLLALRLRRWHKSRRLQALGGGLASMPGSHFVGVDGVRAFLQTYSHEVSLTADSRKSHLIFPQPNYADTLISQESCEKSESLLTTQDLLETKGDPRRLQQAPPNTDWRFSQAQRPGTSGSQNGDDTGTWPNNQFDTEMLQAMILASASEAADGSSTLGGGAGTMGLSARYGPQFTLQHVPDYRQNVYIPGSNATLTNAAGKRDGKAPAGGNGNKKKSGKKEKK